GATAGAGTTTGCGCTTGTGATACGCGGAAAACCCAATTTCCAAAAAGATTAATAAAAAGAAAAATGGAATTGCGATCGTGACAAGATTGATTTCCATAACGCCTCTAGTAAGTTCTTCTTTAAGATTGTTCCTCAATACTTTCTTGGTCAATTCAAAAACATCACTCAAGTGCGGTCGTTTTTCGTCACAACCGTTATGGTAAATCGAATCATCCTAAATTGGGATGTCGTGTAATAACTTCTTTTGGAAAAAAGCGATCTATTGGGGAAAAAATCGGAAAGAATGGGTTTTCTGATCCCGGGAAAGGAATACCGATTCATTTTCAACCGCCGAACTCACGTTATTTTATAGAAATCGGTAGTTGTTCGAAAACTTTTTCGTAGTTAGCCGTTTTCGATATATTCGGAATGAGAGGCGAAAGTGCTTGAGTGACGATATGTGATTTTCGTATTTTGCATGATCCTAGATCCGTTTCGGATATGGGATCAAAAACTAGGAAGGGCGTCTTCGAACGAATTTTGGTAGAAGTCTATCTGATTTTAAACGATGATCAAGAAGTGAAATGATGTCGGACCGTTTCAAAGTCAATTCTCGGAATAGATTCTTGGATCGTACTTGTGAAAATTTCCGTCAAAACTTGACGAATTCTTCCGATTGAGAAAAATCTGGCCTTTATGGCGGCTAAGAAAAAAAACTGGCTTTTATACGGAGCAAACGGCTATAGCGGAGAATTGATCGCAAGAAAGGCTGTTGAAAGGGGGCAAAAACCTATCCTTGCGGGAAGATCCGAATCGAAGATTCGTCCTCTTGCGGAAGAACTCGGTCTCCCATACAGGATTTTTTCTTTGGGGAATCCAAAAGAAGTTCAGGCTCAAATCTTGGATTGTTTTTTGGTTTTGCATTGCGCCGGCCCTTTTATAGAAACTGCACTTCCAATGGCGGAAGTTTGTATCGAAGCCGGGGTCCACTATCTGGATATCACGGGAGAAATTTCCGTATATGAAACGCTTCATTCTCTATCTTCTAAAGCGCTTGCAAAAAAGGTAATGCTTCTTCCGGGAGTGGGCTTCGATGTCGTACCTACGGATTGTCTCGCGGTGATGCTCAAGGAAAAACTTCCCAAGGCACATTCTTTGGAACTTGGTTTTTCGGGTTTTACGGATATTTCCGGAGGAACCTTAAAAAGTATGCTCGCTCAACTTCCTCACGGAAGTAGGGTGAGGAGAAACGGAAAGATCGAAACCATTCCTCAACTGAGTTTGAAAAAGGTCGTGGAGATCAGTGGGAAATATGCGGAATTTTTTGCGATTCCCTGGGGAGACGTTTTTACTTCTTTTATCTCCACCGGAATTCCGAACATCACGGTATATTCTTCTTTGCCCGAGTTTCAAACTAAGATTTTAAAACTGTTACAACCTACGGCTTTATTTTTAAAAAACTCTCTGATTCTCAAAGGAATGCAGAAACTCGTAGAACTGACAGTTCGAGGCCCCAATGAAGAAAAAAGAAAAAAGGGGGCGGCTCTTCTTTGGGGTGAGGCTTGGACCGAAGCGAATTCGAAAAAAGTTTCGATTCGAATGCGTTGTTCGGAAGCCTACGAGTTTACGGTCGAATCCGCATTAGCGGCCGTTGCCAAAGTGGAGAAAGGAAAATTCCAAGCGGGTTTTACGACCCCCGGTAAAGTATTCGGTTCCAAATTCGTATTAGAAATTCCAGGCACTAAGATTTTACCTTAAATTTCGAAAGTGTTTGTCAACCTACCGTAAGAAAGTATCGATTCCCTTCGGCGTCTGGGAGATGAACTCCGAACACAAATACATTTCGTCACTATACTTCGACTTTCGGATTGATTTTCAGAGACTGAGTACGTTTGCTGTTTGAGGACACAGCAAATGAACTTTCTTTCCAAACGATCTTTGCCTCGAAAAATATGCGGGATATTCTTTTTCTTAGGTTTGACTTTCTCCTACAATTTGATTTCGGGGCAGGAATCCGAAACGAACTTAAAAAAAACGGAAATTCGGGCCGGAAAGATCTTTCTTGCGGGTCACACAGGAGATCATAGTAAGGATACGGCTGAAATTTTACTTCTGATAAAAAATCTGGTGGAAGATACGGTAGGGAAAAATTTTTCAAAATTACCGGATCGCGTTTCTCCAAAAGACGGATTGCTCTTGGATCTGAAAGGAATTTGGACCCGAGAAGAAATCAAAAAGGAACTTTCCAAAAAAGGAAATTATTTCGAGACTTATTTTTTCGAGCGGGAACTTTTGAAAAAGCAGAAGAATTCTGAAAACGTAAGAACGGTTCGGGATTTGTTTTTGCTTTCGGGGGGAATCGAGGTCGAGTTCTATTATGAAAGTATGACGGAATGCGAATTGAAACTTAAATTTAAAGATAATATGCAGCTGGAGAAAGAACTCATCAATCCATACTTTAAGAAAGTGCAGGGGAAATGGTATCTTCACAGAATGTTTTAAGAACTCCAAGAGGAGAATCGTTTTTTAAAAACGAAGTAAGGAATTTTCCGAAGCAATATCGGAATGAAGTTGGGGCTTGGGTTCGTTTTAAACTTCCGATTTTCTTTTTGGGGAAAACGGAAAATAGAAGAATGCGCGGGTTCAAACCTGGAAAGTTCGCGAATACAATTTTTGTTTTTGGTTTTCTCGGATTTGTTTTCCCATTGTCTTGGATTTACCCGGAAGTAATTCCTTTCGAGCCTCATTTCGTAGCGGAAGAGAAAAAATCGGGCCCCTCCTTTGACGAAAAAAAGTCTCCCATTTTTCAAGAAGGACAAACGCAAACGGAAGTTGAGGCGAATCCGATTCCTTCTTTTTCCGGAAAGGTCATAGACTGGGATGTGGAAAAACTGACGGAGTATGCGGTTTCCAACAATCCTCTTTATCTCGCGGAAAAACAAAATATGAGAATCGAAAGGGGAAAAGTGATCACAGCTTCTCTCTACAGAAATCCGACCATACAACTCCAACAGCAGTTCATCGGAGTCCCCGGAGGAGGGGGTTCGTCCGGTCCACAAATTCTCGGAGCCAACGGCTCTCAAGGAGGACATATGGAAGTGGCACCGGCGCTTTATCAGGATCTGGACGTGTACGGAGTGGTTTCGCTTCGCTCTAAGGTGGCAAAAAAATCTTTTGAAGCGGTTTTGGGAGAATTTGACAACTTCGATAGGCTTTTTCGGCTCAGGCTCAGACAGAACTATTGGGCTTATATCTTTCTTACAAATTTAGTAGATTATAATAAAGAATTTTATGAAAATTATAGCGATCTTCTGGAACTTACGAAATTTCGAGTTGAAAAGGGCGACATCTCTCCTCTCGAATACGAAAGACTCGAGTTGGAAAGAATTCAGGTCGAAAAATTCTACCGCGACGCGCTTGTTCGTAGACAGCTTGTGGAAAAAGAACTTCGAATTCTTTCCGGAATTCGGGAAGCGGAAGGAATCTTTGCGTTTAAGACGGAGATGAGATTTAAATCCTTGGAAGACTTGGGACTCAGGCTCAGAGAGATTACCACGGTCAACCGTCCCGATATCGCCGCACTCGAAGAAAGAGTCAAAGAGAAAAAGCTTAACATCGATCTCCAGAGAAGGGAAGCGCTCGGTTACGTACAAGTCGGGGGAGAATGGAGAATCAAAGGCAATGAACACTATGCGGGTGTTTTTGCGACCGTTCCTCTCCCTTTAAACGACAGAGGTCAGGGTAAGGTTCTTTCCGCAAAAGAAGAACACAAGAAATTCGAACTTGCACTCGAGGCAAAAAAAAGAGAAGTCGACGAAGAGATTGAGGCTTCCAAGAAGGAACTTCTTGCGAGAGAGGATCTTCTTGCAAAGTACGAAAGAATTAATCTGTTGCAAAAGAACAAACAGTTGGAGCAAAAATCCAGAATAGCGTATGTCCGCGGCGCGTCCGACCAGGTAACCTTTCTCCAAGCCGAGAAAAATTATCTTACGGTTCTCAGAGATTATTACGAAGTGTTGTACCTCTATTACAACGCGGTCGAAATATATAAGGCGGCGGTCGGAAAAAAAACGGAGAGGGAATAAATCCTATCTCGGAGATTCGTATGATCATAAGACGATACAAGATTATTCTCGTTCTTCTCGCGGCCTTAAGCGCCGGATATTTCGGATACAGAAAATTCTTCTTTAAAAAACCGGAAGAGAAAAGGCAAACCGTCGTCGATAAAAACAGATTTACCGTATCCGAAGAAATATTAAAAAGACATCCCTTGACGTTTGTCGCTCTGAAAGAAATTTCAGCGGTCGATGAGATTGCTCTTCCCGGAAGGATTTCCTACGATCCCGAAAGTATGGCGAGAGCCGGTTCGACGGTCGAAGGGAGAATCAAAAAGGTTCTCGTGAGAGAAGGGGATCGTGTGAGTCAGGGTTCTCCGCTTGCGATTCTTTCTTCCGTGGTGCTCGGGGAAGTAGAGGCTTCTTACGTGAAAGCGAGAGCTAGTCTCGAAGCGTTAAAGTTACAAGCCGATCGTGCAAAAGAACTTTTCGATATGAAGGTAACTTCCGCCAAAGATTACGAGTTTGCGAATATGCAATACAAAACGGCAAAGATCGAAGTGGAGACAACTCGGATCAAACTTGAAAACTACGGGCTTACTCCCGCGGAAATCGCTGGGATTGAAAGAGGGGTTTACGTTTCTTCCAATCTCGTTTTGAGAAGTTCGATCAACGGAGAGGTTACCGAAAGAAAAGCGGTTCAAGGTCAACAGGTCACAAGAAACGAAGATTTGTTCACCATCGCCAATCTTACCAATTTGATGGTTCTTTTGGAAGTGTATGAAAAAGATCTAGGCACGATCTCCGAAGGAGCCGAGGCGCATATCTATCCTCTGGGAGATAAGGAATCTCCCGGTATCCGCGGCGAAGTCGCATACGTAGGAACCGTTTTAGACAATGTTAAAAGAACTGCGAAATTGAGAATCATGGTTTCTAACCGAAACGGAAAATTAAAACCGGGCCAATCCGTAACCGCAAAAGTAAAGGGAATCGTCGCCGATACGGGAGCGGAACCGAGACGAACTGTTCCTCTCGAAGCCGTTCATGAAATCGAAGGAAAGTCCATCGTGTTTCTTCAGAACGATGACGGAAGTTTTGAAGCCGTCGAAGTGATCACGGGAGATACCGTGGGAGACGAGATTGTCATCAAGGTCGGTCTCAAAGAGGAGGGGGCACGGATCGTTTCGAAAGGATCCTTTATTCTCAAAAGTGAATATTTGAAACTGTAAGGGTTTCGGTATTCGAAAAATTTGGAATAAAATTCGGATTTTTGCCCTCATATCGTATGCGTACATTTGCATTCCTACAAAACTCAAAGAGATCCGCCTCTTACAATCTTGCCATTGAGGAAGCCATCGGACTTCATTTCGTATCGTCCGGTTACGGAGCGGGACTTAGAATTTGGAGAAATCCGCTTTCCATCGTGCTCGGACTTTCGGAGCGGGCGGAGGATACGGTTTTGCCGGAAATTCTAAACATAACTTTGGAATCCGAAAAGAGCCGAACAAATTCGACCGCGTCAGAAAATCGAAATTCGATTTCGAAAAACCCGAAAGAAATTTCCGGAATAAACGATTCGGATTCCATTCGGGGTTTTAAATCTAGGAAACGTTTCGACAAAGAATTTCCCACAATCGTTCGAAGAGCGAGCGGGGGAGGGACAGTCGTTCATCATCCCGAAGAAAATCTGAATTTTACTTTTTTCGTTTCCCTGGACGTAAAACCTGAACTCTACAAGGTAAAGGAATCCTACGGCTATTTTTTAGGCCTGGTAATAAGCGCGTTAAAGCGACAAACGTTAAGCGCGTCTTGTCGTGGAAAATCGGATCTTGCTATTTTGGAACAAGGCCTGGAAAAAAAAATTTCCGGAAACGCTCAGTTTCGAAAAAGAAACGCGGTTATACACCACGGTACTTTGATTTTAAAACCTTCTCTCATCGAAAGGGTTTCCGGACTGCTCAAACATCCTCCCGAGGAACCCGAATACAGAAAGAATCGAAAGCATTCCGATTTTGTGACGTCTCTTCCGAACGATTTTTCCCCCCTAAAATTTGGCCAGGATCTTTCTCATGTATTTGCCGAATCCTTGGGTATTTTCAGAATGGGCTCAGAGAAGGATCTCCGATTTACGAAAGCGGTCTTGAAAGAAGCGAAACGACTTTTGGAAAATAAGTATTCTAAGATGGATTTCATCTTCAGGGATTAATCGGACTTCTACTCGGAATCATCAAAAAGAAGGGCCAGATGCAGTTTCTTCCGAAAGCAGATCCAGAAATATTCGCAGCATTAAAAAAAGAGGACAAAAGACAGGAAAATAACCTGGAAATGATCGCCTCCGAAAATTTTGTTTCCAGAGCCGTTCTGGAAACCTACACTTCCACGCTCACAAACAAATACGCCGAAGGTTATCCGGGAAAAAGATACTACAACGGTTGTCATAACGCGGACATCGTGGAGAATCTCGCCATCGAAAGAGCAAAAAAACTTTTCGGTGCGCAATACGCTAACGTTCAACCTCATTCCGGAGCCCAGGCAAACATGGCGGTTTTTCTTGCTTGTTTGGAACCAGGGGATTCTTTTTTAGGAATGAATCTTGCGCACGGCGGACATTTGACCCACGGTTCTCCCGTCAACGTAAGCGGCAGAATTTATAAACCGATTCCTTACGGAGTCGATTCAAAAACGGAAACAATCGACTATGATGAGATCGCGAAACTTGCAAGGGAACACAAACCGAAATTGATCGTCGCGGGCGCTTCCGCTTACGCAAGAACCATCGACTTTTCTAAGTTTGCTGAAATTGCTAAGGAGGTAGGCGCGAAACTGATGGCGGACATTGCTCATATTTCCGGTCTTGTTTCCACGGGCTATCACCCTTCTCCGGTTGGACTTTTCGATTTTGTGACCACCACCACTCATAAAACGTTGAGAGGACCGAGAGGCGGACTCATCTTATCTACATTAGAAAATGAGAAAGTTTTAAACTCTAGGGTTTTCCCCGGAATTCAAGGCGGGCCTTTGATGCATGTGATCGCGGCCAAAGCGGTCGCGTTTAAAGAGGCTCTTCAACCGGAATATAAGAAATACATAGAAACCGTTCTTGCGAATGCGAAAACTCTCGCGGAAGTTTTTTTAAAACGAGGCTACAGAGTCGTAAGCGGCGGGACAGACAATCATTTGGTCCTTTTGGATGTTTCCGTAAAAGGACTTACCGGCGTGCAAGCGGCCGACGGATTGGACGAAGTCGGAGTGACCGTAAACAAAAACGCGATTCCTTTCGATAAGAATCCTCCCGCGGTCGCTTCGGGGATTCGTCTTGGGACTCCGGCTCTCACCACTCGAGGTCTAAAACCAGCGGATATGGAAGTGGTCGGAAATCTGATCTGCGATTTCCTGGACAATCCGAACGACGAGAAAAACAGAATCCGGGTCAAAGGCGGAATCCAAGAGATCACTCGAAAGTTTCCGATGGATCAATTCCGTTTAGATTGAAATTTTTTAAATCGACTTTGATTCCGAAAACGTTCTAATGAGTGCACTTGATTGAATATTCAAATTCGATCAAGCTTTCTACCGGAAGTTTTTGTTTTTTCCCGCATTGATTTTAGGTTTGGAAAGACGAAACGAGTTTAAATAGAAGATGCGATTTGATCGCGGGCCATTCGTTCGAAATGATGCTGTAAACCGCGGTATCTCTGAGCGTTCCGTTAGGCATCGTTCTATGATTGCGTAGAATTCCGTCCAGAACCGCGCCTAGTCTTTCTATGGCTCTTCTTGAATTTTGATTGAGTCTGTGGGTTCTGAATTCGACGGCGATACAATTCAAATTTTCGAATGCGTGCTCCAAAAGAAGAAGTTTACATTCCGTGTTCACGAACGTTTTTTGAAATTCCTTAGAATACCAAGTCGAACCGATTTCGAGGCGTCTATCGGTTTTTTCGATATTCATATAACGGGTGCTTCCGATGATTTTTCGGTCGGCTTTGCGTCGTACGATGAAAGGGAGACTTTGTTTTTGCTCCTGTTCTCGCAACGCGGTTTCGATCCAGGATTTCATTTGATCGGGAGACGGAACCGAAGTAAACCAGAGTTTCCATAATTCTCCGTCTAAGACCGCTCGGATGAGTGCGTCGCAATGTTCCATTCTTAAGGGAAGAAGTTCCACGTGATTTCCTAGTAGCGAAACGGATTCGGGAGGGTAGGAATGTTTCATGTGCGGTTTATTCTTGACTTGTAGTTAACGTGAGTTCGGCGCGATTCATTTTTCTGAAAAGAGTTGGAATTTGAACTTTGTAAATTTATTCTTAAAATGCGAAGACTATCACAAATCACGATTTTACCAACGAATTCTGAAGTTCTAGAAATTTCTACTTTTAGAAAATTCTTTCTCATTTTCAACCGCCGAACTTCACGTTAGTTTAGGGGCCGAAACATTACGAAGGGTGAATGGGCGTATGTCGCATATAAATTCCTAAAACGCGATCCAATCCTCAATCTTCCGAATAATACTTACTGGAGGCGTCCTTTAAGAATTTTCTTTCCTTTCTCGAAAGAGAGTCCATCCCGGATTTTGAGATTTTGTCCAGGAGCTGGTCTACTTCTTCTCTGACGTGGATCTTACGGTTCATTTCTTCCTGCCATTTCCTCATTCTTCTTTTTTGGAGATAACGGCCGAGAGAAAGAAAGGCAGGAATTTTAGATTTTAGTTTATTATAATAAAAGAAATAAAGTCCGCCTCCGATAGCGCCGCCCAAATGCGCCATGTGAGCGATGTTTCCGCCCGGACCGGAAAGGGCGATGATGAGCATAAGGATCACCACCATATATTTCGCCTTGAGCGGAAAAAATCCCATAAAAAGAAGTTCCTGGTTCGGCCAAATCAAAGCGAAAGCAATCAAAAGACCGTAAATTCCACCGGAGGCGCCTATGATAGTTCCCTGATGAAAGCCGACGTTATGCAGAATCCAAGGAAAAAATCCGCCCATAAAGCAGGAAAAGAGATAGAATTTCAGAAAGTTCTTACCACCCCAGTAATTCTCCAGAATGGAACCGAACATCCAAAGAGAAAACATGTTGAATAGAATGTGAAAGAAATTCTGAACCGAATGTAAAAAGGCATAGGTAATCAA
The nucleotide sequence above comes from Leptospira weilii. Encoded proteins:
- a CDS encoding efflux RND transporter periplasmic adaptor subunit, producing the protein MRMIIRRYKIILVLLAALSAGYFGYRKFFFKKPEEKRQTVVDKNRFTVSEEILKRHPLTFVALKEISAVDEIALPGRISYDPESMARAGSTVEGRIKKVLVREGDRVSQGSPLAILSSVVLGEVEASYVKARASLEALKLQADRAKELFDMKVTSAKDYEFANMQYKTAKIEVETTRIKLENYGLTPAEIAGIERGVYVSSNLVLRSSINGEVTERKAVQGQQVTRNEDLFTIANLTNLMVLLEVYEKDLGTISEGAEAHIYPLGDKESPGIRGEVAYVGTVLDNVKRTAKLRIMVSNRNGKLKPGQSVTAKVKGIVADTGAEPRRTVPLEAVHEIEGKSIVFLQNDDGSFEAVEVITGDTVGDEIVIKVGLKEEGARIVSKGSFILKSEYLKL
- a CDS encoding rhomboid family intramembrane serine protease — encoded protein: MTGIYNRIGPELTPVVRTLLILNGGIFAVQLLLSWTVGDYLTFYLGMTSDLVTHRLFVWQLITYAFLHSVQNFFHILFNMFSLWMFGSILENYWGGKNFLKFYLFSCFMGGFFPWILHNVGFHQGTIIGASGGIYGLLIAFALIWPNQELLFMGFFPLKAKYMVVILMLIIALSGPGGNIAHMAHLGGAIGGGLYFFYYNKLKSKIPAFLSLGRYLQKRRMRKWQEEMNRKIHVREEVDQLLDKISKSGMDSLSRKERKFLKDASSKYYSED
- a CDS encoding GNAT family N-acetyltransferase is translated as MKHSYPPESVSLLGNHVELLPLRMEHCDALIRAVLDGELWKLWFTSVPSPDQMKSWIETALREQEQKQSLPFIVRRKADRKIIGSTRYMNIEKTDRRLEIGSTWYSKEFQKTFVNTECKLLLLEHAFENLNCIAVEFRTHRLNQNSRRAIERLGAVLDGILRNHRTMPNGTLRDTAVYSIISNEWPAIKSHLLFKLVSSFQT
- the glyA gene encoding serine hydroxymethyltransferase, translated to MQFLPKADPEIFAALKKEDKRQENNLEMIASENFVSRAVLETYTSTLTNKYAEGYPGKRYYNGCHNADIVENLAIERAKKLFGAQYANVQPHSGAQANMAVFLACLEPGDSFLGMNLAHGGHLTHGSPVNVSGRIYKPIPYGVDSKTETIDYDEIAKLAREHKPKLIVAGASAYARTIDFSKFAEIAKEVGAKLMADIAHISGLVSTGYHPSPVGLFDFVTTTTHKTLRGPRGGLILSTLENEKVLNSRVFPGIQGGPLMHVIAAKAVAFKEALQPEYKKYIETVLANAKTLAEVFLKRGYRVVSGGTDNHLVLLDVSVKGLTGVQAADGLDEVGVTVNKNAIPFDKNPPAVASGIRLGTPALTTRGLKPADMEVVGNLICDFLDNPNDEKNRIRVKGGIQEITRKFPMDQFRLD
- a CDS encoding TolC family protein, yielding MVSSQNVLRTPRGESFFKNEVRNFPKQYRNEVGAWVRFKLPIFFLGKTENRRMRGFKPGKFANTIFVFGFLGFVFPLSWIYPEVIPFEPHFVAEEKKSGPSFDEKKSPIFQEGQTQTEVEANPIPSFSGKVIDWDVEKLTEYAVSNNPLYLAEKQNMRIERGKVITASLYRNPTIQLQQQFIGVPGGGGSSGPQILGANGSQGGHMEVAPALYQDLDVYGVVSLRSKVAKKSFEAVLGEFDNFDRLFRLRLRQNYWAYIFLTNLVDYNKEFYENYSDLLELTKFRVEKGDISPLEYERLELERIQVEKFYRDALVRRQLVEKELRILSGIREAEGIFAFKTEMRFKSLEDLGLRLREITTVNRPDIAALEERVKEKKLNIDLQRREALGYVQVGGEWRIKGNEHYAGVFATVPLPLNDRGQGKVLSAKEEHKKFELALEAKKREVDEEIEASKKELLAREDLLAKYERINLLQKNKQLEQKSRIAYVRGASDQVTFLQAEKNYLTVLRDYYEVLYLYYNAVEIYKAAVGKKTERE
- a CDS encoding saccharopine dehydrogenase family protein produces the protein MAAKKKNWLLYGANGYSGELIARKAVERGQKPILAGRSESKIRPLAEELGLPYRIFSLGNPKEVQAQILDCFLVLHCAGPFIETALPMAEVCIEAGVHYLDITGEISVYETLHSLSSKALAKKVMLLPGVGFDVVPTDCLAVMLKEKLPKAHSLELGFSGFTDISGGTLKSMLAQLPHGSRVRRNGKIETIPQLSLKKVVEISGKYAEFFAIPWGDVFTSFISTGIPNITVYSSLPEFQTKILKLLQPTALFLKNSLILKGMQKLVELTVRGPNEEKRKKGAALLWGEAWTEANSKKVSIRMRCSEAYEFTVESALAAVAKVEKGKFQAGFTTPGKVFGSKFVLEIPGTKILP
- a CDS encoding lipoate--protein ligase family protein encodes the protein MRTFAFLQNSKRSASYNLAIEEAIGLHFVSSGYGAGLRIWRNPLSIVLGLSERAEDTVLPEILNITLESEKSRTNSTASENRNSISKNPKEISGINDSDSIRGFKSRKRFDKEFPTIVRRASGGGTVVHHPEENLNFTFFVSLDVKPELYKVKESYGYFLGLVISALKRQTLSASCRGKSDLAILEQGLEKKISGNAQFRKRNAVIHHGTLILKPSLIERVSGLLKHPPEEPEYRKNRKHSDFVTSLPNDFSPLKFGQDLSHVFAESLGIFRMGSEKDLRFTKAVLKEAKRLLENKYSKMDFIFRD